A window of the Candidatus Brocadiaceae bacterium genome harbors these coding sequences:
- a CDS encoding protein kinase, with product MNPRLRVDVGRQVGFEYEIPPKEETEAVWLGRGGFCQIRLADNQLSRRHSQFSFCDGVLYVEDLGSKNGTLVNGEPVRDRLAIKDGDRITVGSHELVVIHPTPTSDRAGVLAPLGQREEEENAFQELAHQVGSDFGGYVVEKVIFNGTASVVFRARQVQTGTPAAVKVLKRLKRVTVEDQNRFLRGARHSAALRHENFVRVYKGGRVHEWFYIAMEYAPGRNLVEIVEHKGGPLEVKTALRIADQVLDALQYAYEQDIVFRAVRPDNIIITEGMTVKLTDFDLVKPLAGRQDAQVTRVMDGSLKVDPAFAAPELIAYPVVADQKADVFGAGAVLYYMLCARPPFGGALPADKLTSAFDRVAVPPREINPEVPEAVCEVLKQAMSDYDRYATPGAMREALAQAAAEVRH from the coding sequence CAGATCCGTCTGGCGGACAACCAGCTCTCCCGCCGCCACTCCCAGTTCTCCTTCTGCGACGGCGTGCTCTATGTCGAGGACCTGGGGAGCAAGAACGGGACGCTCGTCAACGGCGAGCCCGTGCGCGACCGCCTCGCCATCAAGGACGGCGACCGCATCACCGTCGGCAGCCATGAACTGGTCGTCATCCACCCCACCCCGACCAGCGACCGCGCCGGCGTTCTGGCGCCCCTCGGCCAGCGCGAGGAGGAGGAGAACGCCTTCCAGGAGCTTGCGCATCAGGTCGGGTCGGACTTCGGCGGCTACGTCGTGGAGAAGGTCATCTTCAACGGCACCGCCTCGGTCGTCTTCCGCGCCCGCCAGGTCCAGACGGGCACGCCGGCCGCCGTCAAGGTGCTCAAGCGCCTGAAGCGGGTCACCGTGGAGGACCAGAACCGGTTCCTGCGAGGGGCCAGGCACAGCGCCGCGCTGAGGCACGAGAACTTCGTGCGCGTCTACAAGGGCGGGCGCGTGCACGAGTGGTTCTACATCGCCATGGAATACGCGCCGGGCCGCAACCTGGTGGAGATCGTCGAACACAAGGGCGGGCCGCTCGAGGTGAAGACGGCCCTGCGGATCGCCGACCAGGTCCTGGATGCCCTCCAGTACGCCTACGAGCAGGACATCGTGTTCCGGGCCGTCCGCCCCGACAACATCATCATCACCGAGGGCATGACGGTGAAGCTGACGGACTTCGACCTGGTCAAGCCGCTGGCCGGCCGCCAGGACGCCCAGGTCACCCGCGTCATGGACGGCAGCCTCAAGGTCGATCCGGCGTTCGCGGCCCCGGAACTGATCGCCTACCCCGTCGTGGCCGACCAGAAGGCCGACGTCTTCGGCGCCGGCGCCGTGCTCTACTACATGCTCTGCGCACGGCCGCCGTTCGGCGGCGCGCTGCCTGCCGACAAGCTGACGAGCGCCTTCGACCGCGTCGCCGTGCCGCCCCGCGAGATCAACCCCGAGGTGCCCGAGGCCGTCTGCGAGGTGCTCAAGCAGGCCATGTCGGACTACGATCGCTACGCCACGCCCGGTGCCATGCGCGAGGCCCTGGCGCAGGCCGCCGCCGAGGTCCGGCACTGA
- a CDS encoding FHA domain-containing protein, translated as MSAYVQITEGERAGWSLALDRIGSYTIGRRSASDLSIVEKAVSRTHCRVEFDGSFYWLVDCDSHNGTFVNERRVTRSMLYDGDMIRVGHVSLRFVMPGQTAGSHG; from the coding sequence ATGAGCGCATACGTGCAGATCACCGAGGGGGAACGTGCCGGCTGGAGCCTTGCGCTGGACCGCATCGGGTCCTACACCATCGGGCGCCGCTCCGCCAGCGACCTCTCGATCGTCGAGAAGGCCGTCTCCCGCACGCACTGCCGGGTCGAGTTCGACGGCAGCTTCTACTGGCTCGTCGACTGCGACAGCCACAACGGCACGTTCGTCAACGAGCGCCGCGTCACCCGCAGCATGCTCTACGACGGCGACATGATCCGCGTCGGCCACGTCAGTCTCCGCTTCGTCATGCCCGGGCAGACCGCCGGTTCCCACGGCTGA
- a CDS encoding zinc-binding dehydrogenase: MLLRTRGVRLYGKRDLRLEAFDLPEPTDDEILAQVVTNSICMSSHKAAEQGADHKRVPADVAQNPVLIGHEFAGRLIRVGRRWADRFEPGQLFAIQPAINYKGALTAPGYSYPHIGGNATFIIIPSEVMEMGCLLPYTGDAFFKASLAEPMSCIVGAFRAQYHWEPGSAERHEMGIREGGDCALLASAGPMGLGAIDFALHGPRRPGRLLVTDMDPERLEHARRLFPPDEGTRQGVELVFLNPADLPGGPGELAQFVREWTGGAMMDDVFVLFPSERLIEQADALLGRNGCLNFFAGPPRTDFRAALNFYDVHYEGHHIVGTSGGNTEDMLISLDLMSAGRLQPGGMITHVGGLDAAAQTILNLPQIHGGKKLIYTQLSMPLVGLDELGARAEQAAPPLRDVLQELDRVVADAGGVWSAEAERVLLGREELRFPEE, translated from the coding sequence ATGTTGCTCAGAACGCGCGGCGTCCGCCTGTACGGCAAGCGGGACCTTCGCCTCGAGGCCTTCGACCTGCCCGAGCCGACCGACGACGAGATACTCGCCCAGGTCGTGACGAACAGCATCTGCATGTCGTCCCACAAGGCCGCCGAGCAGGGCGCCGATCACAAGCGCGTGCCCGCCGACGTGGCGCAGAACCCGGTCCTGATCGGGCACGAATTCGCCGGGCGGCTGATCAGAGTCGGCCGGCGATGGGCCGATCGCTTCGAGCCCGGGCAGTTGTTCGCCATCCAGCCGGCCATCAACTACAAGGGCGCGCTCACCGCCCCCGGCTACTCCTACCCTCACATCGGCGGAAACGCCACGTTCATCATCATCCCGTCCGAAGTGATGGAGATGGGCTGCCTGCTGCCTTACACCGGTGACGCGTTCTTCAAGGCCTCCCTGGCCGAGCCGATGTCGTGCATCGTCGGCGCCTTCCGCGCGCAATACCACTGGGAGCCCGGCAGCGCCGAGCGGCACGAGATGGGCATCCGCGAGGGCGGAGACTGCGCGCTGCTGGCCTCCGCCGGCCCGATGGGCCTCGGCGCCATCGACTTCGCGCTCCACGGTCCGCGCCGGCCCGGGCGCCTGCTGGTTACCGACATGGATCCCGAACGCCTGGAGCACGCGCGGCGGCTCTTCCCGCCGGATGAGGGCACGCGGCAGGGCGTTGAGCTTGTGTTCCTGAACCCGGCCGACCTGCCGGGCGGGCCTGGTGAGCTCGCACAGTTCGTGCGCGAGTGGACGGGCGGTGCAATGATGGACGACGTGTTCGTGCTCTTCCCGTCCGAGCGGCTGATCGAGCAGGCCGACGCCCTCCTGGGCCGCAACGGCTGCCTGAACTTCTTCGCCGGCCCGCCGCGCACCGACTTCCGGGCCGCGCTGAACTTCTACGACGTGCATTACGAGGGCCATCACATCGTCGGCACCAGCGGCGGGAATACCGAGGACATGCTGATCTCGCTGGACCTGATGAGTGCCGGCCGCCTGCAGCCCGGCGGCATGATCACGCACGTCGGCGGCCTCGATGCGGCGGCTCAGACGATCCTGAACCTGCCGCAGATCCACGGCGGCAAGAAGCTCATCTACACGCAGCTCTCCATGCCGCTGGTCGGGCTCGACGAACTCGGCGCCCGGGCCGAGCAGGCCGCGCCGCCCCTGCGCGACGTGCTGCAGGAACTGGATCGAGTCGTGGCCGACGCCGGCGGCGTCTGGTCCGCAGAGGCCGAGCGCGTCCTTCTCGGACGCGAGGAGTTGAGATTCCCCGAGGAATGA
- a CDS encoding GTP-binding protein, with protein MSASSDTIVAVSTPAGHSERAVVRLSGPGALDCVAVRFSADRPDAQPLRTFRATAGRLLLTGHGVHCPARLYVMRAPHSYTCEDVAELHLPGSPALLDVVLEDLLVHGPGGLRLAEPGEFTRRAFLNGRIDLTRAEAVLAVIRAQSESELRAAAERLAGGVARQCAALQEAVTALRVQAEADLDFAQHGIEVLSTEGFAARCARLRTRMADEAGRGRAEVASDGRIHVVVCGAPNVGKSSLVNRLAGSEHALVHPRPGTTRDAIDAEIRIGAADFRLTDTAGLMAEARGPDAVAVRRARETAARAQLLMLVFDGTQPAPPEATAPARLLPRERVLCVVNKCDLPLVLDEAALGAGDFAWRTLHTSALTGEGLAALRDALWHAVSEGRLDASPADCLYNARQRDALRRAESELAQAQAAVEEGLGYEFAAVNLREAADALGRITGQVTSQDVLDAIFGQFCIGK; from the coding sequence ATGAGCGCGTCGTCCGACACGATCGTCGCCGTTTCCACGCCCGCAGGGCACTCCGAGCGCGCCGTCGTCCGCCTGAGCGGGCCGGGGGCGCTGGACTGCGTCGCCGTGCGGTTCTCGGCCGACCGCCCCGACGCGCAGCCGCTGCGCACCTTCCGCGCCACCGCCGGGCGGCTGCTGCTGACGGGCCACGGCGTGCACTGCCCCGCGCGGCTCTACGTCATGCGCGCGCCCCACTCCTACACGTGCGAGGACGTGGCCGAACTGCACCTGCCGGGCTCGCCGGCGCTCCTGGACGTCGTGCTGGAGGATCTGCTGGTCCACGGCCCGGGGGGGCTCCGTCTGGCCGAGCCGGGCGAGTTCACCCGCCGCGCGTTCCTGAACGGCCGCATCGACCTGACGCGCGCCGAGGCGGTGCTGGCCGTCATCCGCGCCCAGTCGGAGTCCGAACTCCGGGCCGCCGCCGAACGCCTGGCCGGCGGCGTCGCCCGGCAGTGCGCCGCGCTGCAGGAGGCCGTGACGGCCCTGCGCGTGCAGGCGGAGGCGGATCTGGACTTCGCGCAGCACGGTATCGAAGTGCTTTCCACAGAAGGCTTTGCGGCACGCTGTGCCCGGCTGCGGACCCGGATGGCCGACGAGGCCGGCAGGGGGCGGGCCGAGGTCGCCAGCGACGGCCGCATCCACGTCGTCGTCTGCGGGGCGCCGAACGTGGGGAAGTCCAGCCTGGTGAACCGGCTTGCCGGGTCTGAACATGCACTCGTGCATCCGCGGCCCGGCACCACGCGTGACGCCATCGACGCCGAGATTCGGATCGGCGCCGCCGACTTTCGCTTGACGGACACCGCCGGCCTGATGGCCGAAGCCCGTGGTCCGGACGCCGTCGCCGTGCGGCGCGCGAGGGAGACCGCGGCGCGCGCCCAGCTGCTGATGCTCGTGTTCGACGGCACACAGCCTGCGCCGCCGGAGGCGACAGCGCCGGCCCGCCTGCTGCCGCGGGAGCGCGTGCTCTGCGTTGTGAACAAGTGCGACCTGCCGCTCGTGCTGGATGAGGCCGCGCTCGGCGCAGGGGATTTTGCCTGGCGGACCCTGCACACGTCGGCCCTGACGGGGGAGGGGCTGGCTGCGTTGCGTGACGCCCTCTGGCATGCCGTCTCGGAAGGCCGGCTCGACGCGTCCCCGGCCGACTGCCTCTACAACGCGCGGCAACGCGATGCCCTTCGGCGTGCCGAATCGGAACTGGCACAAGCCCAGGCGGCCGTTGAGGAAGGCCTCGGCTATGAATTCGCCGCCGTGAACCTGCGCGAGGCCGCTGACGCCCTGGGCCGCATCACCGGCCAGGTGACATCGCAGGACGTCCTGGACGCCATCTTCGGCCAGTTCTGCATCGGCAAGTGA
- the obgE gene encoding GTPase ObgE — MRFVDQTTIYVKGGDGGDGAVSFRREKYVPRGGPDGGDGGRGGSVIFRTEPQLTTLMDLVSRAEFRAADGGAGAGRNRHGANGEDLLIRVPVGTQVFDEGTGIMLADLTEPGRTVAVARGGRGGRGNARFKSSVNQAPRKFEPGRPGRERRLRLELKLMADVGLVGLPNAGKSTLLTRISAAHPKIAAYPFTTLEPVVGIVEAGAYRRFVVADLPGLIRGAHEGKGLGDEFLRHVERTRVLVHVVDAAPADGTDPLENYRAIRQELVSHGAGLAAKPEVVAANKTDRPGADENVRRLEDALSVDVLPISALAAVGLEPLIARMADAIGGLADPPADGPADRKTL, encoded by the coding sequence ATGCGCTTCGTCGATCAGACGACCATCTACGTGAAGGGCGGCGACGGCGGCGACGGCGCCGTCAGCTTCCGCCGCGAGAAGTACGTGCCGCGCGGCGGCCCCGACGGCGGAGACGGCGGCCGCGGCGGCAGCGTCATCTTCCGGACCGAACCCCAGCTCACCACCCTCATGGACCTGGTCTCGCGGGCCGAGTTCCGCGCCGCCGATGGCGGCGCCGGCGCCGGACGCAACCGCCACGGGGCCAACGGCGAGGACCTGCTCATCCGCGTGCCCGTCGGGACACAGGTCTTCGACGAGGGCACCGGCATCATGCTGGCCGACCTGACCGAGCCCGGGCGCACCGTCGCGGTCGCGCGCGGCGGCCGCGGCGGCCGCGGCAACGCGCGCTTCAAGTCGTCCGTCAACCAGGCCCCGCGCAAGTTCGAGCCGGGACGCCCGGGCCGCGAACGCCGCCTGCGCCTGGAACTGAAGCTCATGGCCGACGTCGGCCTGGTCGGGCTGCCGAACGCCGGCAAATCCACGCTGCTGACCCGCATCAGCGCCGCGCACCCGAAGATCGCCGCCTATCCGTTCACGACTCTGGAACCGGTCGTCGGCATTGTCGAGGCCGGCGCCTACCGCCGCTTCGTCGTCGCCGACCTCCCGGGGCTCATCCGGGGCGCCCACGAAGGCAAGGGGCTCGGCGACGAGTTCCTTCGCCACGTCGAGCGCACGCGCGTGCTCGTCCACGTCGTCGATGCCGCCCCCGCGGACGGCACCGACCCGCTGGAAAACTACCGCGCGATCCGCCAGGAGCTGGTCAGCCACGGCGCCGGACTCGCCGCGAAACCGGAGGTCGTCGCCGCCAACAAGACCGACCGGCCGGGCGCTGACGAGAACGTGCGCCGTCTCGAGGACGCCCTGTCGGTGGACGTTCTGCCCATCTCCGCCCTCGCGGCCGTCGGCCTGGAGCCCCTCATCGCCCGCATGGCCGACGCCATCGGAGGACTCGCCGATCCGCCCGCCGACGGGCCGGCAGACCGAAAGACGCTCTGA